CGAGAGCCGGGAGAGAGGACCGTCTTCGCGGCCGTCGACCTCGGAGGCGAGCAGCTCTGCGATCCGTCTTCCATCGCCGATCCGTCGCTCGACCATCAGCGTTCGCGCTCCCCGGTGAGGATCTCCCTCGTCATCCGGACCTCCTCCCCCACGTCCACCCCGCGCCGGTGAGCGTAGAGAACCGCCGCGGTCTCGATCGTCACCCCACGCTCGGCCTGGAGCTCGTTTATGCCCGCGACCGCGCGCTGTTTCTCGATCCCGGTCGCGACGAGCGCGTCGAGCACGCGCTCGAAGACCGATGGCGAGGAGAGCAGCTCCTCGTCCGGCGAGAAACCCTCCGGGATCGTCACCTCGCTCGGCGCGAACGTGACGCGCAGCCCGTCCTCCGTGCGTTCGAGCAGCCCCTGTCCCACGGCGACGTCGATCAGGCGTTTCGACTGATCGGGCGAGAACCAGTCCCGATCGAGCGAGAGCGCGACGACGAACGCGCTCTCCTCGATCGTCTCGGTGCCCGCCCGCTTGTACGGGGCGGCGACGGCGACGCGCAGGCTCATGGCCCGCCTGCGCGTCCAGACGGCCTAAACGGTTCGTCTTCGATCCCGATAACGAGGCGTTTTTGTAGCCGCCGGCTCTCTCTCGCGCCATGAACGATCACGGCCGGTCGATCAGGAAGCGAACCGGTGGGCGACGACGCCCGATCAGAAAGCGCCGGAAGCACCAGCTCGGCGGCCACCCGACCGAGACGGTCGTCGGCGAGCCGAAGTTCAAGACGGTGAAGGCACGCGGCACCACCGAGAAGATCCGCGCGGTCTCGACCGACCTCGTGACGATCGCCACCGACGACGGCACCGTCAGCGCGACGATCGAGGACGTCGTCGAGAACCCGGCGAACCCGAACTACGCCCGCCGAAACATCATCACGAAGGGCGCGCTCATCGAGACGAGCGAGGGGCGTGCGCGAGTGACCTCCCGGCCCGGCCAGGACGGACAGGTCAACGCCGTCCTCGAGAACTAACGCGTCGTCTCCCCGTTCTCCCGTTCGCCCTCGCTCGATGCGAGACGAGCCATCGGATGCTACCTGTCCTCCCGATGGAGCTGTAGCGGCGTGCCGAACGGGACACGTGGCGTGCGGAAGTCCGAACGCGCGCGCGGACGACGAGCACGAATCTATTTCGGGCGTTCACATCCAGCGATCGTTTTTGGACGAACGTAGCAGATAGGCTGATTACACTAGGGAGTCTTATATAGCATATGGAGAGGAGAGATCAGTCCACCGAGTTTCGAACGAACACGTACGAATGCATGAACTGTGGCCAGAGATCCGAGGCTCGCCACCACCCGATGGAGTGTTCGAGATGTGGGGGTGAGATGCTGAACATCGGAAACTCCCGGGAGTGACGGGTCGGCGACCCGTATCCCGAGAGACCGGAGGCGACCGACGACCTCTTCAGGGGTCTCGAGGACCGCGGCGGGGCTCTCCCGAGCCTCAGCGCTCGGGCCGGGGCGCGGCGTTCTGTAAGGCGGTCTCGGCGATGTTGCCGCCGTAGTCCGCAGTGCGCGAGAGCGAGTCGACGATCAGCCCGAGGTGCTGTGCCTGGAGCGGGTCGTCGAGCCCGCGGATCCGCTCGTCGACCGCCCGGGTGTGCTCGTCGATCCCTCCGACGTCCTCTCTGGCCTGGTTTGCGAGTCGTGTCGCACGGTCACTCTCGGCCTCGAGGAAGGCGTCCATCGCGAGTTCGACGACCGCGATCGCGTCGTCGTGGAGCGCGACGAGCGGTTCGGCGACGTCCTCGGAGATCGGCTCGATCTCCGTCGAGAGGTCGGCGATCTTCGCCGCGTGGTCGCCGATCCGCTCGAGCTGTCTCGCGACCGAGTGGTGGTCGAAACAGGCCTCGCGGCCGATGTCGAGGTCGGCCGCCGCGCTCGGGTTCCTGAGCATCGACCGGAACACCCGCGAGACCATGAACCAGAGCCGATCCACGTCGTCGTCGCGCTCTCTAACGTCGTCGGCGAGGTCCGCGTCGCTCTCGGCGGCGGCGGTCACCGCGTCCGAGAGCATCGTCACCGCGATCAGGCGCATCCGCGTCACCGCGTTGTGGACCGAGAGCTGTCCCGAATCGAGGAGGTCCTGGAGCAGTACCCGGTCGCCGGTCTCCTCGACCACCTCGAGCCCGACGAGCGCCTGCGTGGCGTCTCTCACCGACCGGCGCTGGTCGGCGGTGATCTTCTCGGCCTCCAATCTGATGAGGTCGAAGCCGCTCACGTACATCGTCACGACCGCGCGGGTCAGGTCCCGCCCGTGGACGTCGTCGATCCCCAGCACCCCCTCGATCGGGTCCTCGTCGCGGCGCACCGAGAGTAGAAGCGAGTCGCCCTCGGGGTAGAACGTCACCTCCGAGCCGGCCGAAACCCCGTGATCCTCCGCCCACGTCTTCGGGATCGAGACGGTGAACGTCGAGCCGCCGGTCACCTGGACCTTTCGCGTCTCCATACCGTCCCTCCGGAGCCGACCACAATAAACGTCCGTATATCTATACTGTTCTAAATTCGACAGAATCCGACTCCGGGATTCTCACCGGTTGAATCGGAGGATCGACGAATCTGGGAGGTATATAGAGTCGACCGGTCGGACGAGATCGATCCCGGGACGTCCGAAATCCACACGAGACGCGAGAGACTCGATCGTTTGCTGTGAAATACTGAGTCCACAATAGCGAACATAGTAGGGTATTTAGAGGTCCGCCGAGGAGTGAGAGTGATGGCACGGTCCGGGTGGAACGGAGACGAGTCGGTGTCGCGTCGGGCGTTTCTGTGTGGTGTCGGGGCCACCGTACCAGCCGTCGCCGGCTGTGTCGCCCGGGGCGAGGACAGCGGGCTCTCGGGCGAGGTGCTCGTGGACGGGAGCAATACACTGCTCCCCCACGCCGCGGCCGTCGCCGAGGAGTTCCAGTGGCGGAACAACCGCGTGCAGATTCCCGTCTACGGCTCCGGGACCGGTGCGGGCTTCCAGCGCTTCTGTGCGGGCGAGACCCACGTCCAGAACGCGAGCCGCGAGATCCTCGACGACGAGGCGGCCCAGTGTAACGTCTCCGAGGTGGAGTACGTCGCGTTCGAGACCGCGCTCGACGGCCTCGCGGTGTTCGTTCACCCCGACAACGACTGGTGTGACTGTCTCACGGTCGAGGAGCTAGACGAGATCTGGGGGTCCGGGTCCGAGGTCGAGACCTGGGCCGACGTCAGGGACGACTGGCCCGACGAGGAGATCGACCTCTACGGCCGGGACACGGGGTCGGGAACGTTCGACTACTTCACCGAGGCGATCACGGGCGACATCGGGGCGGTCCGCTCGGATTACTCCGCGAGCGCCGACACGAACGTGATCGTCCGTGGCGTCCGGGGAAACCCCTTCGCGCTCGGCTTCGGTGGCGCGGGTTACTACTACGAGAACGAAGATGGGCTCTCGCTCGTCGGCGTCGACGACGGCGACGGCTGCGTCGAGCCGACGCTGGAGACGATCGAGTCCGGCGAGTACACCCCGCTCACCCGACCGATGTTCGCCTACGTCAGGGTGGGCGAGTTCGAACGCGAGGAGTTCCGCGCGTTCGTCCGCTTCTTCTTCGAGGAGGTCGACGACCGCGGCTACGAGATGGGTCGCGAGGCGGGGATCGTCGAGGAGGGTGAGGAACTCACCTGGACGCAGTGGGCGGCACGGCGCGTCGGCTACTACGCGATCCCCCCCGAAACGGTCGAGGAGGAGCGCGCTCGCCTCGAGGAGGTGATCGAGGACCGATGAGCGGGACCGACCTCACTCGATCCGCGACCGGCGTCGGCGGCAGGACGGACGCGGTCGTCAGGTACGTCTTCTTCGCCTGTGCCGCGCTCTCGGTGCTCACCACCGTCGGGATCATCGTCGTGCTGCTCGAGGGGTCGGTCGAGTTCTTCCGGACCGTCTCGGTGATCGGCTTTCTCACCGGGACGACCTGGTCGCCGCTGATCGAACCCCGGAGCTACGGCGTGCTCCCGCTGGTCTGGGGGACGCTCGTCATCACCGTGGGATCGGCACTGATCGCGATCCCGGTGGGGACGGCGACCGCGATCTACCTCTCGGAGTACGCCGACCCCGACGTTCGCTCGGTCGTGAAGCCGGTCCTCGAGATCTTAGCTGGCATTCCGACGATCGTCTACGGCTTCTTCGCGCTCTCGTTCATCACCCCGCAGATCCAGCGCGTCTTCCCCGAGACGGGGACGTTCAACGCCGCCGCGGGTGCGATCGTCGTCGGGATCATGATCGTCCCGATGGTCTCTTCGCTCTCCGAGGACGCGATGCACGCCGTCCCCGACGAACTGCGCGAGGGGGCCTACGGCCTCGGTGCGACCCGGTACGAGGTCTCGACGGACGTCGTCATCCCCGCGGCGGCCTCGGGCATCCTCGCCTCCTACGTGCTCGCGCTCAGCCGGGCGATCGGCGAGACGATGGCGGTCACCCTCGCCGCGGGGATGGCCCCGCAGTTCACGACGAGCCCCCTGGAACCGATCCAGACGATGACCGCCTACATGGTCCAGATCGGCATCAGCGACGTCTCGGTGGGGTCGATCGGCTACCAGAGCCTCTTCGCCGTCGGGCTGACGCTGTTCCTCATGACGCTCTCGATGAACCTCGCGAGCATGTGGATCCGCTCGCGCTACCGGGAGGAGTACCGATGAGCACGACCAACCCGTTCGCCGACGTCTCCGACCTGGATCGGAAACGGACGATCGGCCGGGTGTTCGTCGGCCTCTGTATCGCCTCGACGATGGTCGGGATCGTCGCACTCGTCACGCTGCTCGCGGACGTCGCCTACGAGTCGTGGGGCTGGCTCTCGGTCGAGTTCCTCACCTATCCGCCCTCGCGATTCCCCGAGAACTACCTCCCCGGCGGCCGGGGTGCGGGCATCTACCCGGCGCTCGTCGGCTCGGTCTTCCTGATCGCGCTCACGGCGCTGTTCACCGTCTCCATCGGCGTCGGCGCGGCGATCTACCTCGAGGAGTACGCCCCTGAGAGCAGGCTGACGAGCCTGATCGAGGCGAACATCGCGAACCTCGCGGGCGTCCCCTCGATCGTCTACGGCCTGCTCGGACTCGCGGTGTTCGTCCGATTCGCGGGGATGGGCCAGAGCTTGCTCGCGGGGGCGCTCACGCTCACGCTGCTCATCCTCCCGATCGTGATCGTCGCCGCCCAGGAGTCGCTGCGGGCGGTGCCCGACTCCCAGCGCGAGGCGGCCTACGGCGTCGGCGCGACGAAGTGGGAGGTGATCCGCGACGTCGTGCTCCCGGCGGCGCTGCCGGGGGTCATGACCGGGACGATCCTCTCGCTCAGCCGGGCGATCGGCGAGACCGCGCCGATCCTGATGGTCGGGGCGGCGACCTCGATGTTCGTCGCGCCCGACTCCCTTCTCGGGCCGTTCGCGGCGATGCCGATGCAGATCTTCGACTGGGCGAAACTGCCCCAGGCCGAGTTCCAGCACGTCGCCGCCGCCGGCATCGTCGTTCTCCTGACCGTGCTGCTCGCGATGAACGCCGTCGCGATCTACATCCGCTACCGCTTCGAGGCAGACCTCTCATGAGTGACACCCAGCCCACGATCGAGACGCGCATCGACTCCGAGACCGACACCGAGAGAGCCGACCCGGACGGGCCCGAGTCGCGCGCCGTGGAGACGGTGCTCTCCGCACACGACCTGGAGGTGTTCTACGGCGACGAGCGCGCGCTCCAGCCGGTGAACGCGGAGATCCCCGAGAAGAAGGTGACGGCGATCATCGGTCCCTCCGGCTGTGGGAAGTCGACCTTTCTCCGGTCGATAAACCGGATGAACGATATGATCGACGTCTGTCGCGTCGAGGGCGAACTTCGGTTCAGGGGCAAGAACGTCTACGACGAGGACGTCGATCCGGTCGCCTTGCGGAGGAAGGTCGGGATGGTCTTCCAGAAGCCGAACCCGTTTCCCAAGAGTATCTACGACAACGTCGCCTACGGCCTGAAGATTCAGGGGAGAGACGGTGACAGGGACGCACAGGTCGAGGAGGCGCTCCGGCGGGCGGCGCTCTGGGGGGAGGTCGAGGACAAACTCGACGCCTCCGGGCTCGACCTCTCGGGTGGACAAC
This region of Halalkalicoccus sp. CGA53 genomic DNA includes:
- a CDS encoding DUF2240 family protein produces the protein MSLRVAVAAPYKRAGTETIEESAFVVALSLDRDWFSPDQSKRLIDVAVGQGLLERTEDGLRVTFAPSEVTIPEGFSPDEELLSSPSVFERVLDALVATGIEKQRAVAGINELQAERGVTIETAAVLYAHRRGVDVGEEVRMTREILTGERER
- a CDS encoding 30S ribosomal protein S8e, which produces MNDHGRSIRKRTGGRRRPIRKRRKHQLGGHPTETVVGEPKFKTVKARGTTEKIRAVSTDLVTIATDDGTVSATIEDVVENPANPNYARRNIITKGALIETSEGRARVTSRPGQDGQVNAVLEN
- a CDS encoding rubrerythrin-like domain-containing protein; the encoded protein is MERRDQSTEFRTNTYECMNCGQRSEARHHPMECSRCGGEMLNIGNSRE
- a CDS encoding PhoU domain-containing protein, with the translated sequence METRKVQVTGGSTFTVSIPKTWAEDHGVSAGSEVTFYPEGDSLLLSVRRDEDPIEGVLGIDDVHGRDLTRAVVTMYVSGFDLIRLEAEKITADQRRSVRDATQALVGLEVVEETGDRVLLQDLLDSGQLSVHNAVTRMRLIAVTMLSDAVTAAAESDADLADDVRERDDDVDRLWFMVSRVFRSMLRNPSAAADLDIGREACFDHHSVARQLERIGDHAAKIADLSTEIEPISEDVAEPLVALHDDAIAVVELAMDAFLEAESDRATRLANQAREDVGGIDEHTRAVDERIRGLDDPLQAQHLGLIVDSLSRTADYGGNIAETALQNAAPRPER
- a CDS encoding PstS family phosphate ABC transporter substrate-binding protein: MARSGWNGDESVSRRAFLCGVGATVPAVAGCVARGEDSGLSGEVLVDGSNTLLPHAAAVAEEFQWRNNRVQIPVYGSGTGAGFQRFCAGETHVQNASREILDDEAAQCNVSEVEYVAFETALDGLAVFVHPDNDWCDCLTVEELDEIWGSGSEVETWADVRDDWPDEEIDLYGRDTGSGTFDYFTEAITGDIGAVRSDYSASADTNVIVRGVRGNPFALGFGGAGYYYENEDGLSLVGVDDGDGCVEPTLETIESGEYTPLTRPMFAYVRVGEFEREEFRAFVRFFFEEVDDRGYEMGREAGIVEEGEELTWTQWAARRVGYYAIPPETVEEERARLEEVIEDR
- the pstC gene encoding phosphate ABC transporter permease subunit PstC → MSGTDLTRSATGVGGRTDAVVRYVFFACAALSVLTTVGIIVVLLEGSVEFFRTVSVIGFLTGTTWSPLIEPRSYGVLPLVWGTLVITVGSALIAIPVGTATAIYLSEYADPDVRSVVKPVLEILAGIPTIVYGFFALSFITPQIQRVFPETGTFNAAAGAIVVGIMIVPMVSSLSEDAMHAVPDELREGAYGLGATRYEVSTDVVIPAAASGILASYVLALSRAIGETMAVTLAAGMAPQFTTSPLEPIQTMTAYMVQIGISDVSVGSIGYQSLFAVGLTLFLMTLSMNLASMWIRSRYREEYR
- the pstA gene encoding phosphate ABC transporter permease PstA, which encodes MSTTNPFADVSDLDRKRTIGRVFVGLCIASTMVGIVALVTLLADVAYESWGWLSVEFLTYPPSRFPENYLPGGRGAGIYPALVGSVFLIALTALFTVSIGVGAAIYLEEYAPESRLTSLIEANIANLAGVPSIVYGLLGLAVFVRFAGMGQSLLAGALTLTLLILPIVIVAAQESLRAVPDSQREAAYGVGATKWEVIRDVVLPAALPGVMTGTILSLSRAIGETAPILMVGAATSMFVAPDSLLGPFAAMPMQIFDWAKLPQAEFQHVAAAGIVVLLTVLLAMNAVAIYIRYRFEADLS
- the pstB gene encoding phosphate ABC transporter ATP-binding protein PstB codes for the protein MSDTQPTIETRIDSETDTERADPDGPESRAVETVLSAHDLEVFYGDERALQPVNAEIPEKKVTAIIGPSGCGKSTFLRSINRMNDMIDVCRVEGELRFRGKNVYDEDVDPVALRRKVGMVFQKPNPFPKSIYDNVAYGLKIQGRDGDRDAQVEEALRRAALWGEVEDKLDASGLDLSGGQQQRLCIARAIAPDPEVILMDEPASALDPVATAQIEDLIEELSRDYTVVIVTHNMQQAARISDRTMVFLTGGELAAFDETTSIFENPESQRVEDYITGKFG